In a genomic window of Candidatus Methylacidiphilales bacterium:
- a CDS encoding DUF4159 domain-containing protein, protein MATNPYEEKESLIQRLLKSRYFLYALLIHALIFIIFGGKVIFEAVIQKAEFETATYIAGGEGGPPPPPATTSIEQSQPLEEVSVSIPTPSTAPTDVIALSIPTPDAPTIAVSIPTPTPVTTNVTTTTPTTSISRSFDARASAIRSNMEAWGVGGGGLTGVGTAVRARFVCYVAKYEDGGAGWYPQDDDIREIRDGKIFAGPIPNLMNMVNQLSRGNIVAEVIATPLNLSSQEIFEKKPPFIYFTGSRNFTLTDAEIENLRKYLINGGAIWGDSRLVGPGSPFDVAFRREMKRIVPDADKPFVQIPNSHPLFTKSFYPMPNGVPPGMQFARYPLEAIKIDDEIAVLYSMNNYTDLMRAALITDPVTRRRIVDVNYGPNKRFVTPWNLWQMREIFFRNWTPESAEAAFQLGLNIIVHLLTRFQERLLLGHNPAATPSAPATLSTSIVSTAHTHLSQVKVKETHTFNP, encoded by the coding sequence ATGGCCACCAACCCCTACGAAGAAAAAGAGTCACTCATCCAAAGACTACTCAAGTCTCGCTACTTCCTCTACGCCCTCCTCATCCACGCACTCATCTTCATCATCTTCGGCGGAAAAGTCATCTTCGAAGCCGTCATACAAAAAGCAGAATTTGAAACAGCCACCTACATTGCCGGCGGTGAAGGAGGGCCTCCCCCCCCCCCAGCTACTACATCCATTGAACAATCCCAACCCCTTGAAGAGGTCTCCGTCTCTATCCCTACCCCCTCTACCGCCCCCACCGACGTCATCGCACTCTCCATCCCCACACCAGACGCACCGACCATCGCAGTCTCCATCCCCACACCAACACCCGTCACGACCAACGTCACCACCACCACGCCTACTACCTCCATCTCCCGTTCATTCGACGCACGCGCCTCCGCCATCCGCAGCAACATGGAAGCGTGGGGAGTAGGGGGCGGAGGCTTAACAGGCGTCGGCACTGCCGTCCGCGCACGCTTCGTATGCTACGTCGCCAAATACGAAGACGGCGGCGCCGGCTGGTATCCACAGGACGACGACATCCGCGAAATTCGCGACGGCAAAATCTTCGCTGGCCCCATCCCCAACCTCATGAACATGGTCAACCAACTCTCCCGCGGCAACATCGTCGCCGAAGTCATCGCCACCCCCCTCAACCTCTCCTCCCAAGAAATCTTTGAGAAAAAGCCACCCTTCATATACTTCACCGGCAGCCGCAATTTCACACTCACCGATGCCGAAATCGAAAACCTCCGCAAATACCTCATCAACGGCGGCGCCATCTGGGGAGACTCCCGCCTCGTCGGCCCAGGCTCACCATTCGACGTCGCCTTCCGCCGAGAAATGAAACGCATCGTCCCCGATGCCGACAAACCATTCGTCCAAATCCCCAACTCCCATCCCCTCTTCACCAAAAGCTTCTACCCCATGCCCAACGGCGTCCCCCCTGGCATGCAATTCGCACGCTACCCCCTCGAAGCCATCAAAATCGACGACGAAATCGCCGTCCTCTACTCCATGAATAACTACACCGACCTCATGCGCGCCGCCCTCATCACCGACCCCGTCACCCGCCGCCGCATCGTCGACGTCAACTACGGCCCCAACAAACGCTTCGTCACCCCATGGAACCTCTGGCAAATGCGCGAAATCTTCTTCCGCAACTGGACCCCCGAATCCGCCGAAGCCGCCTTCCAACTCGGCCTCAACATCATCGTCCACCTCCTCACCCGCTTCCAAGAACGTCTCCTCCTTGGCCACAACCCCGCCGCGACACCATCCGCCCCCGCTACACTCTCTACCTCCATAGTTTCCACTGCCCATACACACCTCTCGCAAGTGAAAGTAAAAGAAACACACACCTTCAATCCCTAA
- a CDS encoding biopolymer transporter ExbD, with protein MSGSAGGDEGEYGLQIAPLLDLLFVLLLFFMVNAGSRAREAELGIRIPAAGVSQPGTPQTPVNIDIDASGAVFFNKAPIDSPRSKELPQLKARLKDVIARFNDKQPVIITPTRQTRHERVMDVLNACAAAGVRNLAFGSSPY; from the coding sequence ATGTCTGGAAGTGCAGGCGGAGACGAAGGCGAATACGGCTTACAGATAGCACCTCTACTCGATCTCCTCTTCGTCCTACTTCTCTTCTTTATGGTAAATGCAGGCTCCAGAGCCAGAGAAGCCGAGCTCGGCATCCGCATCCCAGCAGCAGGGGTTTCCCAGCCCGGCACACCCCAGACCCCTGTAAATATCGACATCGACGCCTCAGGAGCCGTTTTTTTTAACAAAGCCCCCATAGACTCTCCACGCAGCAAAGAATTACCCCAACTCAAAGCTCGCCTCAAAGACGTCATCGCCCGATTCAACGATAAACAACCCGTCATCATCACCCCCACCCGTCAAACGCGACACGAACGCGTCATGGACGTCCTCAACGCTTGCGCCGCTGCCGGCGTCCGCAACCTCGCCTTTGGCTCCTCACCTTACTGA
- a CDS encoding biopolymer transporter ExbD, with protein sequence MSRAVIKRRRKKMEAVFSDGFEPEFQVAPMADLLFVLLVFFMSITTTEVLRVDKEIRLPVAPDATDAKEKASQIVLNVAWQPTARTGTIKIDEIPYPNPGQIAPVLQNRIKANPLIRVLIRADRSVEYGYIAEIMRICAQNGIANVTFSVITKEENPGGTAVAINTHGGL encoded by the coding sequence ATGTCCAGAGCTGTCATCAAACGACGCAGAAAAAAAATGGAAGCCGTCTTCAGCGATGGCTTCGAGCCAGAATTCCAAGTCGCTCCCATGGCAGACCTTCTCTTTGTGCTACTCGTCTTTTTCATGAGCATCACCACCACCGAGGTCCTCCGCGTCGATAAAGAAATTCGCCTGCCAGTAGCCCCAGACGCCACTGATGCCAAAGAAAAAGCCTCACAAATTGTCCTCAACGTCGCATGGCAACCCACCGCCCGCACCGGCACAATAAAAATAGACGAAATCCCCTACCCCAACCCCGGACAAATCGCCCCCGTCCTACAGAACCGCATCAAAGCCAACCCCCTCATACGTGTCCTTATTCGTGCTGACCGCTCCGTCGAATACGGCTACATCGCAGAAATCATGCGCATCTGCGCCCAAAACGGCATAGCCAACGTCACCTTTTCCGTCATCACCAAAGAAGAAAACCCCGGCGGCACTGCCGTCGCCATAAATACCCACGGAGGACTCTAG
- a CDS encoding MotA/TolQ/ExbB proton channel family protein, translated as MKNFITALVVSFYLITTTFTPAPIHAQAAPAPAAEGAKVIKPQETFWDIMKDAGVAVWVCVVLSIVVLGLIIESFMKFRVPSLVPEQLYNQIKAEMAYGNYQNAWQLAHASKTYLGKLVAAGLERIGRGKEATEFTLEETSTQQAVILKTNINYLSVIGVVAPMIGLTGTVIGMIEAFKTLSASGIADPAALSGAIGRVLLATAAGLIVAIPGFVFYYVFKAMSQTAILIANSMIFRLFEDIPYDQIYGLTIGERAQASTQPDQVYSQAAPTA; from the coding sequence ATGAAAAACTTCATCACCGCACTAGTTGTCTCCTTTTACCTTATCACAACAACATTCACCCCAGCGCCGATCCATGCCCAAGCTGCTCCAGCTCCAGCAGCAGAAGGAGCTAAGGTAATCAAACCACAAGAGACTTTCTGGGACATTATGAAAGATGCAGGTGTCGCCGTATGGGTCTGTGTTGTCCTCTCCATTGTCGTTCTAGGTTTGATAATCGAAAGTTTTATGAAATTCCGAGTGCCATCGCTCGTTCCAGAGCAGCTCTACAACCAAATCAAAGCCGAGATGGCATACGGCAACTACCAAAATGCTTGGCAACTCGCCCACGCCAGTAAAACGTATCTTGGAAAGCTTGTAGCCGCCGGACTTGAACGCATTGGCCGCGGAAAAGAAGCAACGGAATTTACCCTCGAAGAAACCTCCACCCAACAAGCTGTCATTCTCAAAACTAACATCAACTACCTATCCGTCATAGGCGTAGTTGCACCTATGATCGGTCTCACAGGGACCGTCATTGGAATGATCGAAGCCTTCAAAACCCTCTCTGCTTCAGGCATAGCCGATCCGGCTGCACTCTCAGGCGCAATAGGACGCGTGCTCTTGGCTACAGCAGCCGGCCTCATAGTTGCCATACCAGGATTCGTTTTTTATTATGTATTTAAAGCCATGTCTCAGACGGCCATACTCATAGCGAATTCCATGATCTTCCGGCTATTTGAAGACATCCCCTACGACCAAATCTACGGTCTCACCATCGGAGAGCGAGCTCAGGCCTCAACCCAACCGGATCAAGTCTACTCTCAAGCAGCTCCCACAGCCTGA
- the rph gene encoding ribonuclease PH has protein sequence MSTQAPLAPSPISGPFCRKNGRSADAFRVLQCRTGIIRAAAGSVLISYGDTEVICAVTYENQVPRWMKEQGLKGGWLTAEYSMLPYSTATRKPRDITKGKLDGRSVEIQRLIGRALRACLDLENMEPITLTVDCDVLNADGGTRTAAITGGAIALSLAIDKLIHDKILSTSPLRALVAAVSVGVVHGQILLDLDYIEDSQASVDMNVVMDSHHQLIEVQASGEESTFSEAQFHTMLELAKKGIRSLTQWQSEILAQSKIKI, from the coding sequence ATGTCAACTCAGGCTCCGCTTGCACCTTCTCCCATCAGTGGTCCCTTCTGCCGCAAAAATGGACGGTCCGCAGACGCTTTTAGAGTTTTGCAGTGTAGAACCGGGATCATTCGTGCTGCGGCGGGGTCGGTTTTAATCAGCTACGGAGACACCGAGGTGATCTGCGCTGTGACCTATGAAAATCAAGTTCCGCGCTGGATGAAAGAACAAGGATTAAAAGGAGGCTGGCTTACGGCCGAATATTCCATGCTTCCATATTCGACGGCGACACGCAAACCTCGAGACATTACCAAAGGCAAACTTGATGGCCGTAGTGTTGAAATCCAGCGGCTTATCGGTCGTGCTCTGCGGGCTTGTCTGGACCTTGAAAACATGGAGCCTATCACCCTTACAGTTGACTGTGATGTGCTCAATGCCGATGGAGGCACACGGACGGCTGCAATTACCGGCGGTGCAATTGCTTTGAGTCTGGCTATTGATAAACTCATCCACGATAAAATCCTCTCTACATCTCCCCTGCGCGCCTTGGTCGCAGCCGTTAGTGTCGGAGTCGTGCATGGGCAAATCCTGCTCGATCTCGATTACATCGAGGACAGCCAAGCCTCTGTCGACATGAATGTCGTTATGGACTCTCATCACCAACTTATCGAAGTCCAGGCCTCAGGCGAAGAATCCACATTTTCTGAAGCCCAGTTTCACACTATGCTAGAGCTTGCGAAAAAGGGTATTCGCAGCTTGACTCAATGGCAGAGTGAAATCCTCGCCCAATCAAAAATCAAGATCTGA